One genomic region from Cucumis melo cultivar AY chromosome 9, USDA_Cmelo_AY_1.0, whole genome shotgun sequence encodes:
- the LOC103482974 gene encoding acyl-CoA-binding domain-containing protein 1 isoform X1, with protein sequence MAEWQDFLQTLFIGLIFSYLVAKLISIVVSFKEDNLSISRATSTPIPQSNDEVSKTKPIETDVGSGSGDFGFAHEVDSVVAEHGSVRNDSIGGSDTDDDDWEGVESTELDELFSAATAFVAASAADRLSPKVSNEVQLQLYGYYKIATEGPCSTPQPSALKMTARAKWQAWQKLGAMPPEEAMQKYIDIVTELFPSWVAGASGKSKDGNADARSKDSRGPMGPVFSTFVYEETGNELELEDIHGFAREGELDNLLKCIENGVSVNIKDSEGRTPLHWAVDRGHSNVVELLVSRNADIDVKDVDGQTPLHYAVVCDREGIAEYLVKNNASVSERDNDGKSPCDICESNWPFMVSAKK encoded by the exons ATGGCTGAGTGGCAAGATTTTCTTCAAACCCTTTTCATAGGTCTCATATTCTCTTATCTTGTTGCTAAGTTGATCTCCATAGTCGtctcttttaaggaagataatCTCTCTATCTCTCGTGCTACCTCTACTCCCATTCCCCAATCCAACGACGAAGTTTCCAAGACCAAGCCAATTGAAACCGATGTCGGGTCGGGTTCTGGAGATTTTGGGTTCGCGCACGAGGTTGACTCTGTCGTCGCCGAGCATGGTAGTGTTAGGAATGACAGTATTGGTGGGAGTGATACTGATGATGATGATTGGGAAGGGGTGGAGAGCACCGAATTGGACGAATTGTTCAGCGCGGCCACTGCTTTTGTTGCCGCCTCTGCAGCTGACCGGCTTTCACCCAAGGTATCCAATGAAGTACAGTTGCAGCTTTACGGATACTACAAAATCGCTACCGAGGGGCCTTGCAGCACGCCTCAGCCGTCTGCCTTGAAAATGACCGCTCGAGCTAAGTG GCAAGCGTGGCAGAAATTGGGTGCTATGCCTCCTGAAGAAGCGATGCAAAAGTACATTGATATAGTTACTGAGTTGTTTCCATCTTGGGTGGCTGGTGCAAGTGGG AAGAGCAAAGATGGAAATGCTGATGCTAGAAGTAAAGATTCTAGAGGACCAATGGGGCCCGTCTTCAGCACTTTTGTATATGAGGAAACCGGGAATGAGTT GGAGCTGGAAGATATTCATGGCTTTGCTAGAGAAGGAGAATTGGATAATTTGCTCAAGTGTATAGAAAATGGTGTTTCAGTGAATATCAAGG ACAGTGAAGGCAGGACCCCATTGCACTGGGCAGTCGATCGTGGCCATTCTAATGTTGTGGAGCTGCTTGTTAGCAGGAATGCTGATATTGATGTTAAG GACGTTGATGGCCAAACTCCATTACATTATGCTGTGGTATGCGACCGAGAAGGGATTGCCGAATATCTTGTGAAGAACAATGCTAGCGTTAGTGAAAGAGACAACGATGGAAAGTCACCTTGTGATATTTGCGAGTCTAACTGGCCTTTCATGGTCTCTGCAAAGAAGTAG
- the LOC103482979 gene encoding protein yippee-like At4g27745 isoform X2 translates to MLPFTMISFLKLFRHGRAFLFSHAMNITVGPKEDRHLMTGLHTVADVHCVDCREVLGWKYERAYEASQKYKEGKFILEKSKIVRDNW, encoded by the exons ATGTTGCCTTTCACGATGATATCATTTCTAAAGCTTTTCAG GCATGGGCGTGCTTTTCTCTTCTCTCATGCTATGAACATCACAGTGGGACCAAAAGAAGACCGACATCTCATGACGGGTCTCCACACTGTTGCTGATGTGCATTGTGTTGACTGCCGTGAGGTGCTCGGGTGGAAATATGAGAGGGCATATGAGGCATCTCAGAAGTACAAAGAAGGGAAGTTCATTCTTGAAAAATCAAAAATCGTCAGGGACAACTGGTAG
- the LOC103482974 gene encoding acyl-CoA-binding domain-containing protein 1 isoform X2, with translation MAEWQDFLQTLFIGLIFSYLVAKLISIVVSFKEDNLSISRATSTPIPQSNDEVSKTKPIETDVGSGSGDFGFAHEVDSVVAEHGSVRNDSIGGSDTDDDDWEGVESTELDELFSAATAFVAASAADRLSPKVSNEVQLQLYGYYKIATEGPCSTPQPSALKMTARAKWQAWQKLGAMPPEEAMQKYIDIVTELFPSWVAGASGSKDGNADARSKDSRGPMGPVFSTFVYEETGNELELEDIHGFAREGELDNLLKCIENGVSVNIKDSEGRTPLHWAVDRGHSNVVELLVSRNADIDVKDVDGQTPLHYAVVCDREGIAEYLVKNNASVSERDNDGKSPCDICESNWPFMVSAKK, from the exons ATGGCTGAGTGGCAAGATTTTCTTCAAACCCTTTTCATAGGTCTCATATTCTCTTATCTTGTTGCTAAGTTGATCTCCATAGTCGtctcttttaaggaagataatCTCTCTATCTCTCGTGCTACCTCTACTCCCATTCCCCAATCCAACGACGAAGTTTCCAAGACCAAGCCAATTGAAACCGATGTCGGGTCGGGTTCTGGAGATTTTGGGTTCGCGCACGAGGTTGACTCTGTCGTCGCCGAGCATGGTAGTGTTAGGAATGACAGTATTGGTGGGAGTGATACTGATGATGATGATTGGGAAGGGGTGGAGAGCACCGAATTGGACGAATTGTTCAGCGCGGCCACTGCTTTTGTTGCCGCCTCTGCAGCTGACCGGCTTTCACCCAAGGTATCCAATGAAGTACAGTTGCAGCTTTACGGATACTACAAAATCGCTACCGAGGGGCCTTGCAGCACGCCTCAGCCGTCTGCCTTGAAAATGACCGCTCGAGCTAAGTG GCAAGCGTGGCAGAAATTGGGTGCTATGCCTCCTGAAGAAGCGATGCAAAAGTACATTGATATAGTTACTGAGTTGTTTCCATCTTGGGTGGCTGGTGCAAGTGGG AGCAAAGATGGAAATGCTGATGCTAGAAGTAAAGATTCTAGAGGACCAATGGGGCCCGTCTTCAGCACTTTTGTATATGAGGAAACCGGGAATGAGTT GGAGCTGGAAGATATTCATGGCTTTGCTAGAGAAGGAGAATTGGATAATTTGCTCAAGTGTATAGAAAATGGTGTTTCAGTGAATATCAAGG ACAGTGAAGGCAGGACCCCATTGCACTGGGCAGTCGATCGTGGCCATTCTAATGTTGTGGAGCTGCTTGTTAGCAGGAATGCTGATATTGATGTTAAG GACGTTGATGGCCAAACTCCATTACATTATGCTGTGGTATGCGACCGAGAAGGGATTGCCGAATATCTTGTGAAGAACAATGCTAGCGTTAGTGAAAGAGACAACGATGGAAAGTCACCTTGTGATATTTGCGAGTCTAACTGGCCTTTCATGGTCTCTGCAAAGAAGTAG
- the LOC103483083 gene encoding importin subunit beta-1 yields the protein MALEVTQVLLNAQSIDATVRKQAEDSLRQFQEQNLPSFLLSLSSELGSEEKPVDSRKLAGLILKNALDAKEQHRKFELVQRWLSLDSNVKTQIKACLLNTLSSAVADARSTASQVIAKIAGIELPHKQWPELIGSLLLNVHQQSSHVKQATLETLGYLCEEVSPDVIDQDQVNRILTAVVQGMNASEGNNDVRLAATRSLYNALGFAQANFSNDMERDYIMRIVCEATLSPEVRIRQAAFECLVSIASTYYDKLARYIQDIFGITAKAVKEDEESVALQAIEFWSSICDEEIDILEEYGEDFTGDSDIPCFYFIKQALPALVPMLLETLLKQEEDQDQDEGAWNIAMAGGTCLGLVARTVGDDIVPLVMPFIEENITKSDWRQREAATYAFGSILEGPAPEKLMPIVNVALAFMLTALTQDPNNHVKDTTAWTLGRIFEFLHGSTLDTPIINQANCQQIITVLLQSMKDVPNVAEKACGALYFLAQGYEDVGSSSPLTPFFQEIVQSLLTVTHREDAGESRLRTAAYETLNEVVRCSTEETASMVLQLVPVIMMELHNTLEGQKLSSDERERQGELQGLLCGCLQVLIQRLGSSEATKYMFMQYADNMMGLFLRVFACRNATVHEEAMLAIGALAYATGPEFAKYMSEFYKYIEMGLQNFEEYQVCAVTVGVVGDVCRALEDKILPYCDGIMTQLLKNLSSDQLHRSVKPPIFSCFGDIALAIGENFEKYLMYGMPMLQRAAELSAHTAGADDEMTEYTNSLRNGILEAYSGIFQGFKSSPKTQLLIPYAPHILQFLDSIYMGKDMDEVVMKTAIGVLGDLADTLGSNAGSLIQQSVSSKDFLSECLSSDDHLIKESAEWAKLAISRAISI from the exons ATGGCATTGGAGGTTACGCAAGTTCTTCTCAATGCACAGTCTATCGATGCAACTGTGAGGAAGCAGGCAGAAGACAGTTTAAGGCAATTTCAGGAGCAAAACCTTCCCAGCTTTTTGCTGTCTCTCTCTAGTGAATTAGGAAGTGAGGAAAAGCCGGTCGACAGTCGTAAATTGGCAGGTCTGATATTGAAGAATGCACTGGATGCCAAGGAACAACATAGAAAATTTGAGCTCGTTCAGAGATGGCTATCGCTGGATAGCAATGTGAAGACCCAGATAAAGGCATGCTTGTTGAATACACTGTCTTCAGCAGTAGCTGATGCGAGGTCCACAGCATCCCAGGTCATTGCAAAGATTGCGGGTATTGAGTTGCCTCATAAGCAATGGCCTGAATTGATAGGTTCACTATTGTTAAATGTTCATCAACAATCGTCCCATGTCAAACAAGCCACCTTGGAGACCCTTGGTTATTTGTGTGAGGAAGTTTCTCCAGACGTCATAGATCAAGATCAGGTGAACAGGATATTGACAGCTGTTGTCCAGGGAATGAATGCATCCGAAGGAAACAATGATGTACGACTTGCTGCCACTCGATCTTTGTACAATGCTCTTGGGTTTGCTCAAGCGAACTTTAGCAATGATATGGAGCGTGATTATATCATGAGAATTGTTTGTGAGGCCACGCTATCCCCTGAAGTGAGGATACGCCAGGCAGCTTTTGAATGTTTGGTTTCAATTGCGTCGACATACTATGACAAATTGGCTCGGTACATCCAGGATATTTTTGGCATTACTGCAAAGGCTGTTAAGGAGGATGAAGAATCTGTTGCTCTTCAGGCCATTGAATTCTGGAGTTCTATTTGTGATGAGGAGATAGATATTTTGGAAGAGTATGGAGAAGATTTTACTGGGGATTCTGATATACCGTGCTTTTATTTCATCAAGCAGGCACTACCTGCGCTTGTGCCCATGTTACTTGAGACACTTCTTAAGCAAGAAGAGGATCAGGATCAAGACGAAGGGGCTTGGAACATTGCCATGGCTGGGGGTACATGTCTTGGGCTAGTTGCACGAACAGTGGGTGATGATATTGTTCCGCTTGTTATGCCATTCATTgaagaaaatataacaaaatcagattggAGGCAGAGGGAGGCAGCCACTTATGCTTTTGGTTCAATTTTAGAGGGGCCTGCTCCAGAAAAATTGATGCCAATTGTAAACGTGGCTTTAGCGTTCATGCTGACTGCCTTGACTCAGGATCCAAATAACCATGTGAAGGACACAACTGCATGGACCCTTGGACGGATATTTGAATTCCTCCATGGTTCAACTCTAGATACACCAATAATTAATCAGGCTAATTGTCAACAGATAATAACAGTTCTGCTCCAGAGCATGAAGGATGTTCCAAATGTGGCAGAGAAAGCCTGTGGTGCTCTCTATTTTCTTGCTCAGGGTTATGAAGATGTTGGCTCATCATCTCCTCTAACTccattttttcaagaaattgttCAGTCCCTATTGACTGTTACTCACAGAGAAGATGCTGGGGAATCGCGGTTGAGGACTGCTGCATATGAAACATTAAATGAAGTTGTGAGGTGTTCAACTGAGGAAACGGCCTCAATGGTGCTGCAACTTGTACCTGTCATCATGATGGAGTTGCACAATACCCTCGAGGGTCAAAAGCTCTCATCTGATGAAAGGGAGAGACAAGGTGAATTGCAGGGCTTGCTTTGTGGATGTCTACAGGTTCTTATTCAGAGGCTAGGCTCATCAGAGGCTACAAAGTATATGTTCATGCAGTATGCAGACAATATGATGGGTCTTTTCCTGAGGGTCTTTGCTTGTAGAAATGCTACGGTTCATGAGGAGGCAATGCTGGCCATTGGTGCTCTTGCTTATGCAACTGGCCCCGAATTTGCCAAGTACATGTCTGAGTTCTATAAATATATAGAAATGGGGCTTCAGAATTTTGAAGAGTATCAAGTTTGTGCTGTCACTGTTGGTGTTGTAGGGGATGTATGCCGGGCATTGGAAGATAAGATTTTGCCTTACTGTGATGGCATTATGACTCAGCTGCTTAAGAATTTGTCTAGTGATCAATTGCATCGCTCTGTTAAACCCCCTATTTTCTCGTGCTTTGGTGATATAGCACTGGCTATAGGGGAGAATTTTGAGAAGTACTTGATGTATGGCATGCCAATGCTCCAGCGGGCAGCAGAACTATCTGCACACACTGCAGGTGCTGATGATGAAATGACCGAGTATACGAACTCCTTGAGAAATGGTATTTTGGAGGCATATTCAGGGATCTTCCAAGGTTTCAAGAGCTCTCCAAAAACTCAGCTCTTGATCCCTTATGCTCCTCATATACTTCAGTTCTTGGATAGTATATACATGGGGAAAGACAT GGATGAGGTCGTGATGAAAACTGCCATTGGGGTCCTTGGAGATCTTGCAGACACGCTAGGAAGCAATGCTGGTTCTTTGATTCAGCAATCGGTCTCAAGCAAAGACTTTTTAAGTGAATGTTTGTCATCAGATGATCATTTGATTAAAGAATCTGCCGAGTGGGCCAAATTGGCCATCAGCCGTGCCATTTCCATTTGA
- the LOC103482978 gene encoding uncharacterized protein LOC103482978, whose translation MEIFYFLVFGALSLVVVALELTKTNKDRINTPSAFNAFKNNYLLVYSLMMAGDWLQGPYVYYLYSQYGFGKGEIGQLFIAGFGSSMLFGTIVGSLADKQGRKRACITYCITYILSCITKHSPEYKVLMVGRVLGGIATSLLFSAFESWLVAEHNKRGFEQQWLSITFSKAIFLGNGLVAILAGLFGNVLVDSLSLGPVAPFDAAACFLAIGMAIIMSSWTENYGDPSENKDLLTQFRGAAVAIASDEKIALLGAIQSLFEGSMYTFVFLWTPALSPNNEDIPHGFIFATFMLASMLGSSLASRLMARNTPKVESYMQIVFVVSSASLVLPIVTSFLVPPSDVKGGSISFSGCIQLLGFCAFEACVGIFWPSIMKMRSQYIPEEARSTIMNFFRIPLNIFVCVVLYNVDAFPITVMFGMCAIFLFVASILQRRLQAIAEKPKSGGDWGLSEKNTEADPLNI comes from the exons ATGGAGATTTTCTACTTCTTGGTGTTTGGAGCATTGTCTCTGGTTGTTGTAGCTCTCGAGCTCACCAAAACCAACAAGGACCGGATCAACACTCCCTCCGCTTTCAATGCCTTCAAGAACAATTACCTTCTTGTTTACTCTCTCATGATGG CTGGGGACTGGTTGCAGGGCCCATACGTGTATTACCTTTACAGTCAGTATGGCTTTGGTAAAGGAGAGATCGGTCAGCTTTTCATTGCTGGTTTTGGGTCCTCCATGTTGTTTGGTACAATTGTTGGTTCTCTTGCTGACAAACA AGGACGAAAGAGGGCTTGCATTACTTATTGTATTACATACATTCTGAGTTGCATCACCAAGCATTCTCCTGAATACAAGGTTCTAATGGTGGGCCGTGTTTTGGGAGGTATTGCCACTTCGCTCCTCTTTTCAGCATTTGAGTCATGGCTTGTTGCAGAGCACAATAAG AGGGGCTTTGAACAGCAATGGTTGTCTATTACATTCTCAAAGGCTATATTTCTTGGCAATGGTCTTGTTGCAATTCTTGctgggttgtttgggaatgtaCTAGTCGATAGTCTGTCTCTTGGACCAGTGGCACCTTTTGATGCCGCTGCATGCTTTCTTGCAATTGGTATGGCCATTATTATGTCATCATGGACTGAGAACTATGGGGATCCATCAGAGAATAAGGATTTGCTCACCCAGTTCAGGGGGGCTGCTGTTGCCATTGCATCTG ATGAGAAGATCGCGCTGCTGGGTGCCATCCAGTCTCTATTTGAAGGTTCAATGTACACCTTTGTGTTCCTCTGGACACCTGCTCTTAGCCCAAATAATGAAGATATTCCCCATGGCTTTATTTTTGCGACATTCATGTTAGCTTCAATGCTTGGAAGTTCCCTTGCATCTAGGTTGATGGCTCGAAACACACCAAAAGTTGAGAGCTACATGCAGATTGTTTTTGTTGTCTCATCTGCCTCTCTTGTACTTCCAATAGTGACCAGT TTCTTGGTACCTCCATCAGATGTGAAAGGTGGAAGCATCTCCTTCTCAGGCTGCATTCAGTTGCTTGGCTTCTGTGCTTTTGAGGCCTGTGTTGGTATATTTTGGCCTTCCATAATGAAGATGAGATCCCAGTACATTCCTGAGGAGGCTAGAAGTACTATCATGAACTTCTTCCGCATTCCTCTCAACATCTTCGTGTGTGTGGTGCTTTATAAT GTGGATGCTTTCCCTATCACTGTGATGTTTGGCATGTGCGCCATTTTCCTTTTTGTGGCGTCGATTCTACAAAGGCGGCTTCAAGCAATCGCTGAGAAACCAA AGAGTGGTGGAGACTGGGGATTGAGCGAAAAGAATACCGAGGCAGATCCGTTAAACATCTAG
- the LOC103482979 gene encoding protein yippee-like At4g27745 isoform X1 codes for MAELLGPRLYSCCNCRNHVAFHDDIISKAFQGRHGRAFLFSHAMNITVGPKEDRHLMTGLHTVADVHCVDCREVLGWKYERAYEASQKYKEGKFILEKSKIVRDNW; via the exons ATGGCTGAACTGTTGGGGCCTCGTTTGTACAGCTGCTGTAATTGTAGAAACCATGTTGCCTTTCACGATGATATCATTTCTAAAGCTTTTCAG GGAAGGCATGGGCGTGCTTTTCTCTTCTCTCATGCTATGAACATCACAGTGGGACCAAAAGAAGACCGACATCTCATGACGGGTCTCCACACTGTTGCTGATGTGCATTGTGTTGACTGCCGTGAGGTGCTCGGGTGGAAATATGAGAGGGCATATGAGGCATCTCAGAAGTACAAAGAAGGGAAGTTCATTCTTGAAAAATCAAAAATCGTCAGGGACAACTGGTAG
- the LOC103482976 gene encoding uncharacterized protein LOC103482976: MGSGSSETRFVQELLLYAASAALSCLVLFAGLRHLDPNREASKKALEHKKEIAKRLGRPLIQTNPYEDVIACDVINPDHIDVEFNSIGGLESIKQALIELVILPLKRPELFSHGKLLGPQKGVLLYGPPGTGKTMLAKAIAKESGAVFINVRISNLMSKWFGDAQKLVAAVFSLAYKLQPAIIFIDEVDSFLGQRRTTDHEAMTNMKTEFMALWDGFTTDQNARVMVLAATNRPSELDEAILRRLSQAFEIGIPDRRERAEILKVILKGERVENNIDYDRVASLCEGYTGSDILELCKKAAYFPIRDLLDEEKKGKQSSEPRPLSQSDLEKVLATSTKTKVAASEYTGLSSNSSGWTGHREAGDYEVQAAISELSKLVVSQILNIQSDTRDS; this comes from the exons ATGGGGAGCGGCTCGTCGGAGACGAGGTTCGTACAGGAATTGCTTCTCTACGCAGCCAGCGCCGCCTTGAGCTGCTTGGTTCTCTTCGCTGGTCTACGCCACCTCGACCCCAACCGCGAGGCCTCCAAGAAGGCTCTCGAGCACAAGAAGGAGATTGCCAAACGTTTGGGCCGCCCTCTCATCCAAACCAACCCTTACGAG GACGTGATTGCCTGTGATGTTATAAACCCCGATCACATTGATGTGGAGTTTAACTCCATTGGAGGCCTGGAGAGTATCAAGCAAGCTTTGATTGAATTGGTGATACTTCCGCTAAAGAGGCCCGAGTTATTTTCGCATGGGAAGCTTCTTGGTCCGCAGAAAGGAGTTTTGTTGTATGGGCCTCCTGGTACTGGGAAAACAATGCTGGCAAAAGCCATTGCAAAGGAGTCTGGAGCTGTTTTCATCAATGTCAGGATTTCAAATCTGATGAGCAAGTGGTTTGGAGATGCACAAAAGCTAG TGGCTGCTGTGTTTAGTTTGGCCTATAAGCTCCAGCCTGCTATTATATTCATTGATGAGGTCGATAGTTTTTTGGGTCAGCGACGAACTACAGATCACGAAGCAATGACAAACATGAAGACTGAGTTCATGGCCTTATGGGATGGATTTACCACAGATC AGAATGCCCGTGTGATGGTCCTTGCTGCTACTAATCGCCCATCTGAACTAGATGAAGCTATACTTCGGCGTCTTTCACAAGCCTTTGAGATTGGGATACCTGACCGGAGGGAGAGAGCAGAGATATTAAAGGTGATTTTGAAGGGTGAGCGGGTTGAAAACAATATAGACTATGATCGTGTGGCAAGCTTGTGTGAGGGGTACACGGGTTCAGATATTCTTGAACTGTGCAAGAAAGCTGCTTATTTTCCAATCAGGGACCTCCTTGATGAAGAGAAGAAGGGGAAACAATCTTCT GAGCCGAGACCACTGTCACAGTCAGATTTGGAAAAGGTTCTTGCTACATCCACAAAGACAAAGGTTGCTGCAAGCGAATACACTGGATTGAGCTCTAACTCATCTGGGTGGACAGGGCACAGGGAAGCCGGTGATTATGAGGTTCAAGCAGCAATAAGTGAACTCTCCAAGCTAGTGGTCTCCCAAATCTTGAATATCCAATCTGATACCCGAGATTCGTGA
- the LOC103482977 gene encoding AAA-ATPase At2g46620-like, with amino-acid sequence MGFLTTAVASSLFFALVLVLVFRFITKTSLVYMLVKGFQAITDCFHVYQFYRIPQFDENLQHNQLYLRVHTYLHSLPSLEDSDFANIFCGAKPGDIFLRLDTNQTVHDSFLGAKLRWKIEMHTDHHRQNNHFSLLLKLRKDDKRRIFRQYFQHILSITDEIEQQKREIKMHINVDGGARRWKAVPFTHPATFGTVVMDADLKNKVKSDLEQFLKSKQYYHKLGRAWKRSFLLYGQPGTGKSSFVAAMAKFLQYDIYSIDISKISSDSDMTILLLQTTPKSLILVEDLDRHLMKISTATSVSGVLNFMDGIASYCGEERVVVFTMSDKSGIDEAALRPGRVDVHLQFPACDFSTFKGLAMSYLGVKDHKLFSQVEEIFQSGATMSPAEIGEIMIANRSSPSRALKSIITALQMDGSDSEGRSGFKRTWGGREIDGEDMIGSRRFVFRDNLSMKLYGLLRLGLRKNDECTSDSHSSGKYRL; translated from the coding sequence ATGGGGTTTCTCACCACAGCAGTAGCTTCTTCCTTGTTCTTCGCTCttgttttggttttggtttttcGTTTTATAACCAAAACCTCTCTGGTGTACATGCTGGTCAAGGGTTTTCAAGCAATTACAGACTGCTTCCATGTCTATCAATTCTACAGAATTCCCCAATTCGATGAGAATCTACAGCACAATCAACTCTACCTCCGCGTACATACCTACCTTCATTCCTTACCTTCCCTCGAGGATTCCGATTTTGCCAACATATTTTGCGGTGCAAAACCCGGCGATATTTTCCTCCGCCTTGACACCAATCAAACCGTCCACGATTCCTTCCTCGGGGCAAAACTCCGCTGGAAAATCGAGATGCATACTGATCATCATCGGCAGAACAACCATTTTTCGCTCCTTCTCAAGTTGAGGAAGGATGATAAGCGCAGAATATTCCGCCAGTACTTCCAACACATCCTTTCCATTACCGACGAGATTGAACAACAGAAGAGAGAAATCAAGATGCACATCAACGTGGACGGCGGTGCAAGACGGTGGAAAGCGGTCCCCTTTACACACCCGGCAACATTCGGTACAGTGGTGATGGACGCCGATTTGAAGAACAAGGTAAAATCCGATCTCGAACAGTTCCTGAAGTCAAAGCAATACTATCACAAACTAGGCCGCGCGTGGAAACGAAGCTTCCTACTCTACGGTCAGCCAGGGACGGGGAAGTCAAGCTTCGTGGCGGCCATGGCGAAGTTCCTGCAGTACGATATCTACAGCATCGACATCTCAAAAATCTCAAGCGATTCCGATATGACGATCCTGCTGCTTCAAACGACGCCGAAGTCGCTGATTCTCGTAGAGGATCTTGATCGTCATCTAATGAAAATATCGACGGCGACGAGCGTGTCGGGTGTACTGAACTTCATGGACGGCATCGCATCGTACTGCGGCGAAGAACGTGTGGTGGTGTTCACGATGAGCGATAAGAGTGGGATTGATGAAGCGGCACTGAGGCCAGGACGGGTGGATGTTCATCTTCAATTTCCGGCGTGTGATTTCTCGACGTTCAAGGGTTTAGCAATGAGCTATTTGGGGGTGAAGGATCACAAGCTGTTCTCTCAGGTGGAGGAGATTTTTCAGAGTGGAGCCACCATGAGCCCGGCGGAGATTGGTGAGATCATGATAGCCAATCGAAGCTCGCCATCGAGAGCCTTGAAATCCATCATAACAGCTCTGCAAATGGACGGGAGCGATAGCGAGGGCCGGAGTGGATTCAAACGGACATGGGGTGGGCGGGAGATTGATGGTGAGGACATGATTGGATCGAGACGATTTGTTTTCAGAGACAATTTAAGTATGAAACTGTATGGGCTTTTGAGATTGGGACTCAGAAAAAATGATGAATGTACTTCCGATTCTCACTCTTCCGGAAAATATAGACTATAG